Genomic segment of Oceaniferula flava:
GCGCTCGATGATGAACGAGTAGTCGTCCTCGGTGCGATTGATCGAGGTCTCCGGTGAGTTCGGGTGAAAACTGCAGGTGATGCCGGCATCCGCGGCGCGGCGGGAGACGGCGTTGACATTATTGACCAGGTTCTGGCGGCGCTGTTCGAGATCGTGACGACCGGTCGGCATCTGCACGGTGCAGAGCACAGCCTCCGGGAAGCGCTTAAGCAGCTTGATCGCACGCTCGGCGTCTTCCTTTTCCTGCGCCGTTTCCTCCGGATGATTCCAGTCCTGCACAAAGGCGATGGCAGCGAGCTCGATGCCGTGTTGATCCAGGCAGGCTTCCAGCTTATCGGCATCGGCCAGATCACCCATCCATGGGAAAATCGGCTCGATCCCTTCCATGCCCGCCTTGGCGGTGACTTCGATCATGTGCGCCAGCTGGTTGTCCCAGTAAGCCCCTGATTCCTTCATGAACCAGGTGTAACATTCATTGCCAAATCTCATCGTTGTCTGTGGGTTAGAGTGCGTGTTTTTCA
This window contains:
- a CDS encoding sugar phosphate isomerase/epimerase family protein, whose amino-acid sequence is MKESGAYWDNQLAHMIEVTAKAGMEGIEPIFPWMGDLADADKLEACLDQHGIELAAIAFVQDWNHPEETAQEKEDAERAIKLLKRFPEAVLCTVQMPTGRHDLEQRRQNLVNNVNAVSRRAADAGITCSFHPNSPETSINRTEDDYSFIIERLDSTVTGWTPDVGHIINGGMDPLTKMKDYSELINHVHYKDWDGNPEFALMGEGKVDLEGVTQWLYEEDYDGWIICEDEAPQAVDDPDGVTLHDGKWIEETLMPLLD